In Mycobacterium gallinarum, a single window of DNA contains:
- the nagA gene encoding N-acetylglucosamine-6-phosphate deacetylase: MLLTADTLLTGRELLRPGWIDVSDARVGAVGAGTPPRPADRDLGAVTVVPGFVDTHVHGGGGTNFSAALRTDTATAVDFHRRHGTTTLVASLVTAGPDDLLRQVTGLAADVRDGLLDGIHLEGPWLSTVRCGAHQPALMRDPDPEEIDRVLKAAAGTIRMITIAPEREGARAAIERIVDAGVVAAVGHTDATYDQTRAAIEAGATVATHLFNAMRPINTREAGPVIALLEDPRVTVELITDGVHVDPALYRHVSHSAGPDRVSLITDAISAAGMSDGAYQLGPLEVDVVDGVARVSGTPTIAGSTATMDHQFRFAVQHSGLGRDEALMAAVRQASINPTRALGLPDSGLVARASADLVVLDADLMVVGVLRRGSWVFEAERGN; this comes from the coding sequence GTGCTGCTTACCGCCGACACGCTACTTACGGGCCGAGAACTGTTGCGGCCGGGATGGATTGACGTATCCGATGCACGCGTCGGCGCCGTCGGGGCGGGTACACCGCCACGTCCGGCGGACCGAGATCTCGGCGCTGTCACGGTGGTGCCGGGTTTCGTCGACACGCATGTCCACGGCGGGGGAGGGACGAACTTCTCGGCGGCCCTGCGCACCGATACGGCCACGGCTGTCGACTTTCATCGTAGGCACGGCACCACCACGCTGGTCGCGTCGTTGGTCACGGCCGGCCCCGATGACCTACTTCGTCAGGTAACCGGATTGGCAGCTGATGTCCGTGACGGCCTGCTCGACGGGATTCACCTCGAGGGTCCGTGGCTCTCGACGGTGCGGTGCGGTGCCCACCAGCCCGCCCTGATGCGCGACCCCGACCCTGAGGAGATCGACCGCGTACTGAAGGCCGCCGCGGGGACCATACGCATGATCACGATCGCGCCCGAACGTGAAGGGGCACGTGCGGCGATCGAGCGGATCGTCGACGCGGGAGTAGTGGCCGCGGTGGGACATACAGACGCGACCTACGACCAGACCCGCGCGGCGATCGAGGCGGGTGCGACGGTGGCCACGCACCTGTTCAACGCGATGCGTCCGATCAACACCCGCGAAGCCGGCCCGGTCATCGCGCTTCTGGAAGACCCCCGTGTGACCGTCGAACTGATCACCGACGGTGTGCACGTCGACCCCGCGCTCTACCGACATGTTTCGCACAGCGCGGGGCCCGATCGGGTGTCACTGATCACCGACGCGATCTCGGCGGCAGGAATGAGCGACGGTGCCTATCAGCTCGGTCCGCTGGAAGTCGACGTCGTGGACGGAGTGGCGCGCGTGTCCGGAACGCCGACCATCGCGGGCAGCACTGCGACCATGGACCATCAGTTCCGCTTCGCCGTGCAGCACAGCGGGCTTGGTCGTGACGAGGCGTTGATGGCCGCGGTGCGTCAAGCGTCGATCAACCCGACGCGCGCACTTGGCCTTCCTGACTCGGGCCTTGTCGCCCGTGCCTCCGCTGATCTGGTGGTGCTCGACGCCGACCTCATGGTGGTCGGCGTGCTGCGTCGAGGATCGTGGGTGTTCGAAGCAGAGAGGGGCAATTGA
- a CDS encoding aldehyde dehydrogenase family protein, translating to MVNARPLIDSYPLYLDGQWVEPQAGRYDDISPATEEVIARAPDAGLADVDAAISAARRAFDSGPWAHASAENRARCLTQLGAALTEHADELFALSQSEWGCLANERAIQIDAPALTANRSGELATQLTDETVSADGAASTTLLRYEPQGVVSILTPWNFPHSLNVMKVCRALAAGNTVVLKPSPLTPIAGLALARIIDEHTDIPPGTVNVVTPSGIEASKVLTTDPRIDMVGFTGSSAVGREIMAAASTTMKRILLECGGKSAVVLLDDVEVTDELLERLLFEACSLHAGQACILQSRLLLPAPLHDEVVDGLVELVGRVKVGDPTDPETQMGPLISRAQLERVAAHVSAAIDEGATVVAGGRRPPGRGKGFYFEPTILTGVTPDSVIAQEEVFGPVLSVLRYTDDDDAVAIANNSQYGLSGAVWGSDIDRAFAVAGRVRTGQIAVNGCGPGDAPFGGFKQSGLGREGGGLRGLHAYMEQKAIGLPTR from the coding sequence GTGGTCAACGCGCGTCCGCTGATCGACTCATACCCGCTGTACCTCGACGGCCAGTGGGTGGAGCCGCAGGCGGGCCGATATGACGACATCTCGCCGGCCACCGAAGAAGTGATCGCCCGGGCTCCGGACGCAGGCCTGGCGGACGTCGACGCCGCGATCTCCGCTGCGCGGCGCGCATTCGACTCGGGGCCATGGGCACACGCGTCGGCAGAGAACCGGGCACGATGCCTGACGCAGTTGGGCGCCGCGCTCACCGAGCACGCCGACGAGCTTTTCGCGCTGTCGCAGTCCGAGTGGGGTTGTCTGGCTAACGAGCGGGCGATCCAGATCGACGCACCGGCGTTGACCGCGAACCGTTCCGGTGAACTCGCCACGCAGCTCACCGACGAGACCGTCAGCGCGGACGGAGCGGCCAGCACCACGCTGCTTCGGTACGAGCCGCAGGGAGTCGTCTCGATCCTGACCCCATGGAATTTTCCGCACAGCCTCAACGTGATGAAGGTCTGCCGGGCGCTGGCCGCCGGCAACACCGTGGTGCTCAAGCCGTCGCCGCTGACCCCGATCGCCGGCTTGGCGCTGGCTCGAATCATCGATGAGCACACCGATATTCCGCCAGGGACCGTCAATGTCGTGACGCCGAGCGGCATTGAGGCAAGCAAGGTGTTGACGACCGACCCGCGGATCGACATGGTGGGCTTCACCGGCAGTTCGGCCGTCGGCAGGGAGATCATGGCCGCCGCAAGCACGACCATGAAGCGCATCCTTCTCGAGTGCGGCGGCAAGTCGGCGGTCGTTCTCCTCGACGATGTCGAGGTGACCGACGAACTGCTGGAACGCCTGCTGTTCGAGGCCTGCTCGTTGCATGCAGGCCAGGCGTGCATCCTGCAGAGCCGACTGCTGCTGCCCGCACCGCTACACGATGAGGTCGTCGACGGGCTCGTCGAACTGGTCGGACGCGTAAAAGTCGGTGATCCAACGGATCCCGAGACGCAGATGGGCCCGCTCATCAGTCGGGCTCAATTGGAGAGAGTTGCGGCTCACGTCTCCGCGGCAATCGACGAAGGTGCCACCGTGGTGGCGGGCGGCCGACGCCCGCCGGGCCGGGGCAAGGGCTTTTACTTCGAGCCGACGATCTTGACCGGCGTCACTCCGGACTCGGTGATCGCCCAGGAAGAAGTGTTCGGGCCAGTGCTATCGGTGCTGCGCTACACCGACGACGACGATGCGGTCGCGATCGCCAACAACTCGCAGTACGGACTCTCGGGCGCGGTCTGGGGAAGCGACATCGACCGCGCGTTCGCCGTGGCCGGCCGCGTTCGCACCGGGCAGATTGCCGTGAACGGTTGTGGCCCCGGCGATGCCCCGTTCGGCGGATTCAAACAGAGCGGATTGGGCCGGGAAGGCGGCGGACTCCGCGGGCTGCACGCCTACATGGAGCAAAAGGCCATCGGCCTTCCCACGCGCTGA
- a CDS encoding flavin-containing monooxygenase codes for MTETVAVIGAGPGGLVTARWLCSQGFEPTIFEQQPQLGGQWTGLPGFSGVWPAMYTNTSRVLTAFSDLEHDGDQTFLSNRDVLAYLNRYADMFGLRARIRFGRQVNHVSRIDTRWRVTHDGGEEPFDRVVLASGRFRSPAIPDVPGVETFTGSAGAMSTFDYRGANPYVGKRVLVAGCAVSALDIATELARLGATRVVVTQRKQRYVLPKFAAGVPSDHRIFTRYGALANETLRPAEVERQLKEIVVEANGSPEQYGAPAPNSSLFAAGVTLNQGYLPLVAEGRISVRPWMTKIDGTNVSFEDGHVEEFDGLLFGTGFALDLPFLSDDIRTIFDVDAVHLDSDRFTFHPDLPGLAMVGMWDQSGGYFVPLELQARWVAYTWGGTAPPFDERAQRAAIAGYRARRGLSQKTRMNLVAVAFARAAGVEPQLEDWPNLRRALLFGPLAPSCFRLEGPDALPEASARFARDAAAFGAITSNEMTERESRYWSQVATR; via the coding sequence ATGACCGAAACCGTTGCGGTGATCGGCGCCGGGCCCGGGGGGCTCGTCACGGCACGGTGGCTGTGCTCGCAGGGGTTCGAGCCGACGATCTTCGAGCAGCAACCTCAGCTGGGCGGGCAGTGGACCGGTCTGCCGGGTTTCAGCGGTGTGTGGCCGGCCATGTACACCAACACCAGTCGCGTGTTGACGGCCTTCAGCGACCTGGAGCACGACGGCGACCAGACGTTCCTGTCCAACCGCGACGTCCTCGCCTACCTGAACCGGTACGCCGACATGTTCGGTCTCAGGGCACGGATCCGGTTTGGACGGCAGGTGAACCACGTCAGCCGTATCGACACCCGTTGGCGCGTAACACATGACGGAGGCGAAGAGCCGTTCGACCGGGTGGTGTTGGCATCCGGCAGGTTTCGGTCCCCCGCAATCCCCGACGTTCCTGGCGTCGAGACGTTCACCGGCTCCGCAGGCGCGATGTCGACGTTCGACTATCGGGGAGCGAATCCCTACGTGGGTAAGCGCGTTCTGGTGGCGGGCTGCGCGGTCAGCGCCCTGGACATCGCCACGGAACTCGCACGACTCGGCGCCACGCGCGTCGTCGTCACCCAGCGAAAGCAACGCTATGTCCTTCCGAAATTCGCCGCAGGCGTCCCGTCCGACCACCGGATCTTCACGCGATACGGCGCCTTGGCGAATGAGACCCTTCGACCGGCCGAGGTCGAGCGCCAACTCAAGGAGATCGTGGTCGAAGCCAACGGAAGCCCCGAGCAGTACGGTGCGCCGGCACCGAACTCTTCACTGTTCGCCGCCGGTGTCACCCTCAACCAGGGGTATCTCCCATTGGTCGCCGAAGGCCGAATTTCCGTGCGGCCGTGGATGACGAAGATCGACGGGACGAACGTGAGCTTCGAAGACGGACACGTCGAGGAATTCGACGGGCTTCTGTTCGGGACGGGGTTCGCACTGGATCTGCCGTTTCTCAGCGACGACATCCGCACCATTTTCGACGTCGACGCGGTGCACCTGGACTCCGACCGTTTCACCTTCCATCCTGACCTTCCGGGCCTGGCGATGGTGGGCATGTGGGATCAGTCCGGTGGATACTTCGTGCCGCTGGAACTTCAGGCCCGCTGGGTCGCCTACACGTGGGGCGGTACCGCGCCGCCATTCGACGAGAGAGCGCAGCGTGCGGCGATCGCCGGCTACCGCGCGAGACGCGGACTGTCCCAGAAGACCCGGATGAACCTGGTGGCAGTGGCCTTTGCGCGCGCAGCCGGTGTGGAGCCGCAACTGGAGGACTGGCCGAATCTGCGCAGAGCATTGCTGTTCGGTCCGCTCGCGCCGAGCTGTTTCCGGCTCGAAGGCCCCGACGCACTCCCCGAAGCGTCTGCGCGGTTCGCGCGCGACGCCGCTGCGTTTGGCGCCATCACGTCCAACGAGATGACCGAACGGGAGAGTCGCTATTGGTCGCAGGTGGCCACGCGCTAA